From a single Micromonospora sp. WMMD1102 genomic region:
- a CDS encoding 3-oxoacyl-[acyl-carrier-protein] synthase III C-terminal domain-containing protein produces MTVTLSRVATRLPSRLDPVDEILERSGRPRTERRLMTRVYGMRSSPTLDTGERLLDLLVDAGRAALRGRPAGMVLYGHTLLVQPFGQDGTFAAALRTGLGLPGADVYGVSGIACTSVLRSIELAARYLDRPGVDADETVLVLGGDQGSLGGASRVIPGFVVCGDGAAALTVRRGRGRYRYLAGAAVRDTRFHHNLRMSDEDAREFGTSSVHGVVRAIREALAGGGLELSDVDWVLPARCNRFVWQAICRELGLGIDRVHLDLLADQGHVFGLDALLSLAHLDGAGRLRPGARCVLVAIGQGAYFQASVVEVIREEGTADG; encoded by the coding sequence ATGACGGTCACGCTGTCCCGGGTCGCCACCCGGCTGCCGAGCCGGCTCGACCCGGTCGACGAGATCCTCGAACGCAGCGGCCGTCCGCGCACGGAGCGGCGGTTGATGACCCGGGTGTACGGGATGCGCAGCAGTCCCACCCTCGACACCGGTGAGCGGCTGCTGGACCTGCTGGTCGACGCCGGCCGGGCCGCGCTGCGCGGGCGGCCGGCCGGCATGGTCCTGTACGGGCACACGTTGCTGGTCCAGCCGTTCGGTCAGGACGGCACCTTCGCCGCCGCCCTGCGGACCGGTCTCGGCCTGCCCGGCGCCGACGTGTACGGCGTCTCGGGAATCGCCTGCACCTCGGTGCTGCGCAGCATCGAGCTGGCCGCCCGCTACCTGGACCGTCCGGGCGTCGACGCCGACGAGACCGTGCTGGTCCTCGGCGGTGACCAGGGCAGCCTGGGCGGTGCCTCCCGGGTCATCCCGGGCTTCGTGGTCTGCGGCGACGGCGCGGCGGCCCTCACCGTGCGGCGAGGGCGCGGCCGGTACCGCTACCTGGCCGGTGCCGCCGTGCGCGACACCCGGTTCCACCACAACCTGCGGATGTCCGACGAGGACGCCCGGGAGTTCGGCACGAGCAGCGTGCACGGTGTGGTGCGGGCGATCCGGGAGGCCCTGGCGGGCGGTGGACTCGAGTTGTCCGACGTGGACTGGGTTCTGCCGGCCCGGTGCAACCGCTTCGTCTGGCAGGCCATCTGCCGGGAGCTGGGTCTGGGAATCGACCGTGTGCACCTCGACCTGCTGGCCGACCAGGGGCACGTCTTCGGCCTGGACGCGCTGCTGTCGCTGGCGCACCTCGACGGCGCCGGCCGGCTGCGGCCGGGCGCCCGCTGCGTGCTGGTCGCGATCGGCCAGGGCGCCTACTTCCAGGCCTCGGTGGTCGAGGTGATCCGAGAGGAGGGTACGGCGGATGGCTGA
- a CDS encoding DUF5988 family protein — MYADGHASEERAEDVILIGGPSDLPEARRNCRVEGGTAKVKIGHLGGHEHFERTEERLSSSTGLARVYRWCMRTRVAE, encoded by the coding sequence ATGTACGCCGACGGCCACGCCAGCGAAGAACGAGCCGAGGACGTCATCCTCATCGGTGGCCCGTCCGACCTGCCCGAGGCCCGGCGCAACTGCCGGGTGGAGGGCGGTACCGCCAAGGTCAAGATCGGCCACCTCGGCGGGCACGAGCACTTCGAGCGTACGGAAGAGCGGTTGAGCAGCTCCACCGGGCTCGCCCGCGTCTACCGGTGGTGCATGCGCACCAGAGTCGCCGAATAG
- a CDS encoding BTAD domain-containing putative transcriptional regulator: MTLIEANRSVGMDRLMEAVWDDAPPATAKAQVQICISMLRRMLTEAGLPPDVISTTSNGYMARVPADQLDSLAFADLTRRAHQAVAEHRLAEADELFRTATGLWRGHGLTTGNSRILKGVDVRLVQELVGAVEQWTDVRLRLGTHHGLVGYLTELVSHHPLREGLRVRLMRVLYQSGQQAEALEVYRSGRRLLVDELGIEPGEELQALERAILSGSPDPAPRPVALPSTVPMPEVTPRQLPTDIQDFTGHTEPVRQLRQHLLSRGDSPYSVPVVVVCGKAGVGKTTLATHVGHLLADEFPDGQLFVQLNSLSVQPVTVAQALERFLRALGVTGSAIPERLEERAELYRQLLAHRRILVVLDDAVDEEQVRWLVPGSAGCAVMVTSRFRLTGQPGVTTVNVHIFDQEEAMRLLVKVIGSDRAYAELSECLRLVEICGGLPIGLRIAGARLASRPHWSIGRFVERIADETQRLHELVYRGLGVRATLALTYKVLSETAQRLFRRLAMLEVHDFPGWLAAPLLDTSVHEGEEALEELIDAQFVDVERLGRSGRLRFRLHDLIRTYARERLAHDDSPAERAAALDRALGAWLYFAEQAHRREYGGDHTLLHGSAERWPLPDIVIERELVDPIQWYESERHGIVAAVCQAARAGLDELCWDLALTSVTLFEAHSFFDDWRVTHEMALAECRRAANRRGEAAMLHSLGALRLFEQRFTEAGWLLRPAQHIFTEVGDRHGQALVLRNLAFLDRAQGRMADATRRCEQALPLLRAAGDAVGEAHVLGSMAQIQLERGDADAAEQQLTRALELVHATGSRRIRCQLLCRLGDLQLAQQDETAAEETFRNVIKLVQEYGDKVGEMYARYGLGVALARQQRTDEAEAELVKVQDQASYLPHRMLGGQIRMVRGGIHLERGMADLALELFSQAQQIFAELEMDTWRVRALLAVGDAYRSRGQSEAASMAWRESLALADKLDPKIVRPVAEELRARTR, translated from the coding sequence ATGACCCTGATCGAGGCGAACCGGAGCGTCGGAATGGACCGGCTCATGGAGGCCGTCTGGGACGACGCACCACCGGCCACCGCGAAGGCGCAGGTGCAGATCTGCATATCGATGCTGCGTCGGATGCTGACCGAGGCCGGCCTGCCACCGGACGTCATCTCCACCACGTCCAACGGATACATGGCGCGGGTGCCCGCCGACCAGCTCGACAGCCTGGCCTTCGCCGACCTGACCCGGCGGGCCCACCAGGCCGTCGCCGAGCACCGCCTCGCCGAGGCCGACGAGCTGTTCCGGACGGCCACCGGACTCTGGCGGGGACACGGGCTGACCACGGGCAACAGCCGGATCCTCAAGGGTGTCGACGTCCGACTGGTCCAGGAACTGGTCGGCGCTGTCGAACAGTGGACCGACGTCCGGCTCCGGCTCGGCACGCACCACGGCCTGGTCGGCTACCTCACCGAGCTGGTCAGTCACCATCCCCTCCGGGAAGGGCTGCGGGTTCGGCTGATGCGGGTGCTGTACCAGTCCGGACAGCAGGCGGAGGCACTGGAGGTCTATCGCAGCGGGCGTCGGCTGCTGGTCGACGAGCTGGGCATCGAGCCCGGCGAGGAGTTGCAGGCGCTGGAGCGGGCGATCCTCAGCGGCTCACCCGACCCGGCGCCGCGGCCGGTCGCGTTGCCCAGCACCGTCCCGATGCCGGAGGTGACCCCGCGCCAGCTGCCCACCGACATCCAGGACTTCACCGGGCACACCGAGCCGGTCCGCCAGCTCCGCCAGCACCTGCTCTCCAGGGGCGACTCGCCCTACAGCGTGCCGGTGGTGGTGGTCTGCGGCAAGGCCGGCGTTGGCAAGACCACCCTCGCCACCCACGTCGGGCACCTGCTCGCCGACGAATTTCCGGACGGCCAGTTGTTCGTCCAGCTCAACAGCCTCTCCGTGCAGCCGGTCACCGTGGCGCAGGCGCTGGAACGGTTCCTGCGGGCGCTCGGGGTGACGGGCAGCGCGATACCGGAACGACTCGAAGAGCGCGCCGAACTCTACCGGCAACTTCTGGCACACCGGCGGATCCTGGTCGTCCTCGACGACGCCGTCGACGAGGAGCAGGTGCGCTGGCTGGTCCCCGGCTCCGCCGGCTGTGCGGTGATGGTGACGAGCCGGTTCCGGCTCACCGGGCAGCCCGGGGTGACCACCGTCAACGTGCACATCTTCGACCAGGAGGAGGCGATGCGGCTGCTGGTCAAGGTGATCGGCAGCGACCGGGCGTACGCCGAGCTGAGCGAGTGCCTGCGGCTGGTGGAGATCTGCGGCGGGCTGCCGATCGGGCTGCGCATCGCCGGTGCCCGGCTGGCGTCCCGCCCGCACTGGTCCATCGGCCGGTTCGTCGAACGCATCGCCGACGAGACCCAGCGGCTGCACGAGCTGGTCTACCGGGGACTCGGCGTGCGGGCCACGCTGGCGCTGACGTACAAGGTGCTCAGCGAGACCGCGCAGCGGCTGTTCCGCCGGCTCGCCATGCTGGAGGTCCACGACTTCCCCGGCTGGCTGGCCGCCCCGCTGCTCGACACCTCGGTGCACGAGGGTGAAGAGGCGCTCGAGGAACTGATCGACGCCCAGTTCGTCGACGTCGAGCGGCTCGGCCGCAGCGGGCGGCTGCGTTTCCGGTTGCACGACCTGATCCGCACCTACGCCCGCGAGCGCCTCGCCCACGACGATTCGCCCGCCGAGCGTGCCGCGGCCCTCGACCGCGCGCTCGGCGCCTGGCTCTACTTCGCCGAACAGGCGCACCGCCGGGAGTACGGCGGTGACCACACGCTGCTGCACGGCAGCGCAGAGCGTTGGCCGCTGCCAGATATCGTTATCGAACGCGAGCTGGTCGACCCGATCCAGTGGTACGAGAGCGAACGGCACGGCATCGTCGCCGCGGTCTGCCAGGCCGCCCGCGCCGGCTTGGACGAGCTCTGCTGGGACCTCGCGCTCACCTCGGTCACCCTGTTCGAGGCGCACAGCTTCTTCGACGACTGGCGTGTCACGCACGAGATGGCGCTGGCCGAGTGCCGCCGCGCCGCCAACCGGCGCGGGGAAGCCGCCATGCTGCACTCGCTGGGTGCGCTGCGGCTGTTCGAGCAGCGGTTCACCGAGGCCGGCTGGCTACTGCGGCCGGCCCAGCACATCTTCACCGAGGTCGGCGACCGGCACGGCCAGGCACTCGTGCTGCGCAACCTGGCCTTCCTGGACCGCGCCCAGGGCCGGATGGCCGACGCGACCCGCCGCTGCGAGCAGGCGCTGCCGCTGCTGCGGGCGGCCGGCGACGCGGTCGGCGAGGCACACGTACTCGGCAGCATGGCGCAGATCCAGCTTGAGCGGGGCGACGCCGACGCGGCCGAGCAGCAGCTGACCCGCGCGCTCGAACTGGTGCACGCCACCGGCAGCCGCCGGATCCGCTGCCAACTGCTGTGCCGGCTCGGTGACCTGCAACTGGCCCAGCAGGACGAGACCGCCGCGGAGGAGACCTTCCGAAACGTGATCAAGTTGGTCCAGGAGTACGGCGACAAGGTCGGCGAGATGTACGCCCGCTACGGCCTCGGCGTCGCGCTGGCCCGGCAGCAGCGCACGGACGAGGCCGAGGCGGAGCTGGTCAAGGTGCAGGACCAGGCGTCCTACCTGCCGCACCGGATGCTCGGCGGGCAGATCCGGATGGTGCGCGGCGGCATCCACCTGGAACGCGGGATGGCCGACCTGGCCCTGGAACTCTTCTCCCAGGCCCAGCAGATCTTCGCCGAACTGGAGATGGACACTTGGCGGGTCAGGGCGCTGCTGGCCGTCGGCGACGCGTACCGCAGCCGTGGGCAGAGCGAGGCGGCCTCGATGGCGTGGCGGGAGTCCCTCGCACTGGCCGACAAACTCGATCCGAAGATCGTCAGACCGGTCGCCGAGGAGCTGCGGGCGCGTACCCGCTGA
- a CDS encoding acyl-CoA dehydrogenase family protein, which produces MTGPGPTAGLEPPLLALRETIGEIAPDLRRRALAIDAAPADMAPHLGSPAFRAICEATVPKRFRTGPTVFDDVETESYLARIVATVELSRGDPGVLTASPGPSLAGVVVDALGSEEQREFFYRAVAEGPLWTFFGMTEPDRGTDGTAVETTLTKCGSGDYLLSGAKRYISNGARGAIGVVFARTGPSPLSLRAALIRQPAPGLSTRPLEMLGLRGAYLSELRFEEVRVPAGMVLGSHLPLSRRGTWGIARTFNIMRVHIGAMAIGLAYAAYDYVASHLPGAPGHRRQAARLDAARQLLYDAAAGADHDPDDAYRPSVAKLHCTALAIGVVRWAVVALGPGSLLAHPLLEKWRRDAYAFEFMDGTTNVQRLRIARTVETGRSER; this is translated from the coding sequence GTGACCGGGCCGGGGCCGACGGCCGGGCTGGAGCCGCCGCTGCTGGCGTTGCGCGAGACCATCGGCGAGATCGCACCCGACCTGCGGCGGCGGGCCCTGGCGATCGACGCCGCGCCGGCCGACATGGCGCCGCACCTGGGTTCACCGGCGTTCCGGGCGATCTGCGAGGCGACGGTGCCGAAGCGTTTCCGGACCGGGCCGACCGTCTTCGACGACGTCGAGACCGAGTCCTACCTGGCCCGGATCGTCGCCACCGTCGAACTGTCCCGGGGCGACCCGGGGGTGCTGACCGCCAGCCCGGGGCCCTCGCTGGCCGGGGTGGTGGTCGACGCGTTGGGCAGCGAGGAGCAGCGCGAGTTCTTCTACCGGGCGGTCGCCGAGGGCCCACTCTGGACGTTCTTCGGGATGACCGAGCCGGACCGGGGCACCGACGGGACCGCCGTGGAGACCACCCTGACGAAGTGCGGGTCAGGTGACTACCTGCTCAGCGGGGCGAAGCGGTACATCAGCAACGGTGCCCGGGGGGCGATCGGCGTGGTGTTCGCCCGCACCGGGCCGTCCCCGCTGTCGCTGCGCGCGGCACTGATCCGGCAGCCCGCTCCCGGGCTCAGCACCCGCCCGCTGGAGATGCTGGGCCTGCGCGGTGCGTACCTCAGCGAGCTGCGGTTCGAGGAGGTGCGGGTGCCGGCCGGCATGGTGCTGGGCTCGCACCTGCCACTGTCCCGGCGCGGGACGTGGGGAATCGCCCGGACCTTCAACATCATGCGCGTGCACATCGGCGCCATGGCGATCGGGCTGGCGTACGCCGCGTACGACTACGTCGCCTCGCACCTTCCCGGTGCGCCCGGTCATCGCCGGCAGGCCGCGCGGTTGGACGCCGCCCGGCAACTGTTGTACGACGCGGCCGCCGGTGCGGACCACGACCCGGACGACGCGTACCGCCCGTCGGTGGCGAAACTGCACTGCACCGCGCTGGCGATCGGGGTGGTGCGCTGGGCTGTCGTCGCGCTCGGGCCGGGCTCGCTGCTGGCGCATCCGCTGTTGGAGAAGTGGCGGCGGGACGCGTACGCCTTCGAGTTCATGGACGGCACGACGAACGTGCAGCGGCTACGGATCGCCCGCACGGTCGAGACCGGCCGGTCGGAGCGGTGA
- a CDS encoding 4'-phosphopantetheinyl transferase superfamily protein: MDLQVWVLAARAVATDEAAALLTADETARAGQFAVPGARDLFVASRAVQRTLGSALLGVAPQQVPIGRTCLHCGHRDHGKPRFLARQAPEYSVSHSGALVLVGYARTGRIGLDIEADDRRTDLAGLIPRIASPAERRRLGRVPPPDLRRACLRLWTRKEAVVKLTGHGLALPFTRFSVDEAVASADEPVPDWPDEPVWLRDLPVEPGYTAALATSPAPAEVTVARLTSLAELRVRRATAGHPRPEQSPLRPAGLDRAGDP; this comes from the coding sequence GTGGATCTCCAGGTGTGGGTTCTGGCGGCGCGGGCCGTGGCGACGGACGAGGCCGCGGCACTGTTGACCGCCGACGAGACCGCCCGCGCCGGACAGTTCGCCGTCCCGGGTGCCAGGGACCTGTTCGTGGCGTCCCGGGCGGTGCAGCGGACGCTGGGCAGTGCGCTGCTCGGCGTCGCTCCCCAGCAGGTGCCGATCGGCCGCACCTGCCTGCACTGTGGCCACCGCGACCACGGCAAGCCCAGGTTCCTGGCGCGGCAGGCGCCCGAGTACTCCGTCTCGCACAGCGGCGCGCTCGTCCTGGTGGGATACGCCCGGACCGGCCGGATCGGGCTCGACATCGAGGCCGACGACCGACGCACCGACCTGGCCGGGCTGATCCCCCGGATCGCCTCCCCGGCCGAACGGCGACGGCTCGGCCGCGTCCCGCCACCGGACCTCCGGCGCGCCTGCCTGCGGCTGTGGACCCGCAAGGAGGCGGTGGTCAAACTGACCGGACACGGCTTGGCACTGCCGTTCACCCGGTTCTCCGTGGACGAGGCGGTGGCCAGCGCCGACGAGCCGGTGCCGGACTGGCCGGACGAGCCGGTGTGGCTGCGCGACCTGCCGGTGGAGCCGGGCTACACCGCCGCCCTGGCGACCAGCCCGGCGCCGGCCGAGGTGACCGTGGCCCGCCTGACGTCCCTGGCGGAGCTGCGGGTACGGCGGGCGACGGCCGGCCACCCCCGCCCGGAGCAGTCACCGCTCCGACCGGCCGGTCTCGACCGTGCGGGCGATCCGTAG
- a CDS encoding acyl-CoA dehydrogenase family protein: protein MNSIAACEQAAYLEGLAAGLARALTGVEIVAAPGGTAAVPADWTSDVETIPHSVAAREGIAFVRVPTAAEPTDTLTDLGVLLAAARLGATRRLADHAVAHLSGRTSGGEPTIRKQLVLGTLADLLTEVEALRVQLTLSAATAEAVADVHDRITDLDWEAAKLLGASGYLADNPGRSCHVSELVANCWVTQ, encoded by the coding sequence ATGAACAGCATCGCCGCCTGCGAGCAGGCGGCTTACCTCGAAGGTCTGGCCGCGGGCCTGGCCAGGGCACTGACCGGGGTCGAGATCGTCGCCGCACCCGGCGGCACGGCCGCGGTCCCGGCCGACTGGACCAGCGACGTCGAGACCATCCCGCACAGTGTGGCCGCCCGCGAGGGCATCGCCTTCGTCCGGGTGCCGACCGCCGCGGAGCCCACCGACACGCTCACCGATCTCGGCGTACTGCTGGCCGCGGCGCGGCTGGGTGCCACCCGCCGGCTCGCCGACCACGCGGTCGCCCACCTCTCCGGGCGTACGTCCGGCGGCGAGCCGACGATCCGCAAGCAGCTGGTCCTCGGCACTCTCGCCGACCTGCTCACCGAGGTGGAGGCGTTACGTGTGCAACTGACCCTCTCCGCCGCCACCGCCGAGGCGGTCGCGGACGTGCACGACCGGATCACCGACCTGGACTGGGAGGCGGCGAAGTTGCTCGGCGCCAGCGGATATCTGGCCGACAACCCGGGACGCAGTTGCCACGTCTCCGAGCTGGTCGCGAACTGCTGGGTGACGCAGTGA
- a CDS encoding 2OG-Fe dioxygenase family protein — translation MRTEDAVLPRSQDIAEKGWSHGRLPVSANADWREFASAWDDLPIDPYVRPSHRTSRYRRLGRLLARGDGSVERLPTGAFVQGRDVNRVYGGQVRVFEPLLGKTHDNATFQATIAHDLDLVRQVEEKETEWVITVHAIRVIATGDAASAPAPEGRHSDGHDYVIMHLVGRENCLGGLSRLFRKGEDVPLFEHTLLAPMETLVLNDRTMEHEVTPIVPGGSSTAIRDMMIVDFERA, via the coding sequence ATGCGCACAGAGGATGCTGTCCTGCCGCGATCGCAAGATATCGCGGAAAAGGGATGGAGTCACGGACGACTACCGGTATCCGCGAACGCCGATTGGCGGGAATTCGCGAGTGCCTGGGACGATCTGCCGATCGACCCGTACGTCAGACCGAGTCACCGCACGTCACGGTACCGCCGTCTGGGGCGGCTGCTGGCGCGCGGCGACGGCTCGGTGGAGCGCCTGCCGACCGGGGCGTTCGTCCAGGGTAGGGACGTCAACCGGGTCTACGGCGGGCAGGTCAGGGTGTTCGAGCCACTGCTGGGGAAGACGCATGACAACGCGACTTTCCAGGCGACGATCGCCCACGACCTCGATCTGGTACGGCAGGTGGAGGAGAAGGAGACGGAGTGGGTCATCACGGTGCACGCGATTCGTGTGATAGCCACCGGTGACGCTGCTTCGGCGCCGGCGCCGGAGGGGCGTCACAGTGACGGTCACGACTACGTGATCATGCACCTCGTCGGTCGGGAGAACTGCCTCGGCGGGCTGAGTCGGCTGTTCCGGAAAGGCGAGGACGTGCCGCTGTTCGAGCACACGCTCCTGGCCCCGATGGAAACGCTGGTGCTGAACGACCGGACGATGGAGCACGAGGTTACGCCCATCGTCCCGGGCGGTTCGTCGACCGCCATTCGGGACATGATGATTGTCGATTTCGAGCGGGCCTGA
- a CDS encoding phosphopantetheine-binding protein, with protein MERAQAVEHIRVSLEAVLNQHLPEVDERTRLFEDLAIDSMSVLELLIGLEDSIDLEIDPTELNADVFQTVGTLTDYVCGQLAKAPA; from the coding sequence ATGGAACGCGCACAGGCTGTGGAACACATCCGGGTCTCCCTGGAGGCCGTGCTCAACCAGCACCTGCCGGAGGTCGACGAACGGACCCGGCTCTTCGAGGACCTCGCGATCGACTCGATGAGCGTCCTCGAACTGCTGATCGGTCTCGAGGACTCCATCGACCTGGAGATCGACCCGACCGAGCTGAACGCGGACGTCTTCCAGACGGTGGGTACCCTCACCGACTACGTCTGCGGACAGCTCGCCAAGGCACCGGCCTGA
- a CDS encoding CGNR zinc finger domain-containing protein — translation MPLDVCQLPLVGGHPALDLVNTLERGAPPVDGYQPHDFLSDTSALLRWTTRVGLVSDAEADRVGRAWRDDPGAAHAGLTAVRNIREELHLVLLATIPDADGGAAGAQGGPGWGDPIAAGAALVGLQERWSGAAARATLVLDRGDPPEVRLAYGSVAAMLVADRIVESVLDVLLTTDLTRVRRCPLAEGGCGWLFLDQSRNGSRRWCRMADCGSTVKSRRLTERRRAARAGTR, via the coding sequence ATGCCACTCGACGTGTGCCAACTGCCGCTGGTCGGCGGGCACCCCGCACTCGATCTGGTCAACACGCTCGAGCGTGGGGCGCCGCCGGTGGACGGCTACCAGCCCCACGACTTCCTTTCCGACACCTCCGCACTGCTGCGTTGGACGACCCGGGTGGGTCTGGTCAGCGACGCGGAGGCCGATCGGGTGGGCCGAGCGTGGCGCGACGATCCGGGGGCGGCACACGCGGGTCTGACTGCCGTGCGGAACATCCGGGAAGAGCTGCACCTGGTGCTGCTCGCGACGATCCCGGACGCCGACGGCGGTGCAGCGGGTGCGCAGGGCGGCCCCGGTTGGGGTGATCCGATCGCGGCGGGTGCCGCCCTGGTCGGATTGCAGGAGCGGTGGTCCGGGGCCGCCGCCCGCGCGACGCTGGTGCTCGACCGAGGTGACCCGCCGGAGGTGCGCCTCGCCTACGGCAGCGTGGCGGCCATGCTGGTGGCCGACCGGATCGTCGAGAGTGTCCTCGACGTGCTGCTGACGACAGACCTGACCCGGGTGCGTCGATGTCCGCTGGCCGAGGGCGGCTGCGGCTGGCTCTTCCTCGACCAGAGCCGCAACGGCTCCCGCCGCTGGTGCCGGATGGCCGACTGCGGCAGCACGGTCAAGTCGCGACGGCTCACCGAGCGCCGCCGCGCCGCACGGGCCGGCACCCGGTAG
- a CDS encoding condensation domain-containing protein, translating into MTTAAKIADICWGQRYFWLHRHWIPSDARHDEHIVLRHDLPEGVGTGRLRMVLNQLVRRHEALRTTFRIGPDGGPRQVVHPPAPVAVTVVDAGPHAPEPPAEVIRQHTEADFDLTVEPPLRAVVVTVGDVPRQLVLVFAHIAMDDWSVATLYGELTAMLAATGRPAALAPVRDQPADLAAREAVLDGPRRETDLGYWRTQVAALPADVYAHRRRTGVTESHSAALTSPDLLGAVRQAAARHQVWPSVVHLSTYAVLMAAYTGVHRVPYWLFTSRRETSADAAVLTSMFAPMLMNVDLSGDPPLSAVIRQVAELLDRGKQHLTTPYDELVELMALEGARRGQAVRVEAEVNFLSYTPRSCDARRSRFTWNRAPRAWARSGADSYFRIYEWQDGVTVALRSSGEVLDRAATERFLRAYQEIVTAHAGPDTDLTVGEIARHLDFGTVARHLDLGTVAGSRVRPTGRHDEPAAGPAAGEADLVTAVAAMNGLAEVDPLRSYVVAGGRAMRAPAVLAALAERGWRGLRVPDLFDTRPLRAIAGQLTPAGPDRPADWS; encoded by the coding sequence GTGACGACGGCGGCAAAGATCGCGGACATCTGCTGGGGGCAGCGCTACTTCTGGCTGCACCGGCACTGGATCCCGTCCGACGCCCGGCACGACGAGCACATCGTGCTCCGGCACGACCTGCCGGAAGGGGTCGGCACTGGGCGGCTCAGGATGGTCCTCAACCAGCTGGTCCGCCGGCACGAGGCGCTGCGGACGACGTTCCGGATCGGACCCGACGGCGGGCCGCGACAGGTCGTGCACCCGCCGGCACCGGTCGCGGTCACCGTGGTCGACGCCGGTCCGCACGCCCCGGAACCGCCGGCCGAGGTGATCCGGCAACACACCGAGGCCGACTTCGACCTCACCGTGGAGCCGCCGCTACGCGCCGTCGTGGTGACCGTCGGCGACGTACCACGGCAACTCGTGCTCGTCTTCGCGCACATCGCGATGGACGACTGGAGCGTGGCGACGCTCTACGGCGAGCTCACCGCGATGCTGGCCGCTACCGGCCGGCCCGCGGCGCTCGCCCCGGTCCGCGACCAGCCGGCCGACCTCGCGGCCCGGGAGGCCGTGCTGGACGGCCCCCGACGGGAGACCGACCTCGGGTACTGGCGCACCCAGGTGGCCGCCCTGCCCGCCGACGTCTACGCGCACCGGCGCCGCACCGGCGTCACCGAGTCGCACAGCGCCGCCCTGACCTCGCCGGACCTGCTCGGTGCGGTCCGCCAGGCCGCCGCCCGGCACCAGGTGTGGCCCTCCGTGGTGCACCTGTCGACGTACGCGGTCCTGATGGCCGCCTACACCGGCGTGCACCGGGTGCCGTACTGGCTGTTCACCAGCCGCCGCGAGACGTCGGCCGACGCTGCCGTGCTGACCAGCATGTTCGCGCCGATGCTGATGAACGTGGACCTCTCCGGCGATCCGCCGCTGTCCGCCGTGATCCGCCAGGTGGCCGAGTTGCTCGACCGGGGCAAGCAGCACCTGACCACGCCGTACGACGAGCTGGTCGAGCTGATGGCGCTGGAGGGCGCACGGCGCGGGCAGGCCGTCCGGGTCGAGGCGGAGGTCAACTTCCTCAGCTACACGCCGCGGAGCTGCGATGCCCGGCGATCCCGGTTCACCTGGAACCGTGCGCCGCGGGCCTGGGCCCGCTCCGGTGCGGACTCGTACTTCCGGATCTACGAGTGGCAGGACGGCGTCACCGTCGCGCTCCGGTCCAGCGGCGAGGTGCTGGACCGGGCGGCCACCGAGCGTTTCCTCCGGGCTTACCAGGAGATCGTCACCGCGCACGCCGGCCCGGACACCGACCTGACCGTCGGCGAGATCGCCCGGCACCTCGACTTCGGCACGGTCGCCCGGCACCTCGACCTCGGCACGGTCGCCGGATCCCGGGTACGTCCGACCGGCCGGCACGACGAACCGGCGGCCGGTCCGGCCGCCGGCGAGGCCGACCTGGTCACGGCGGTGGCCGCGATGAACGGTCTGGCCGAGGTGGACCCGCTACGCAGCTACGTGGTCGCCGGGGGCCGCGCGATGCGCGCCCCGGCGGTCCTCGCCGCGTTGGCCGAGCGCGGCTGGCGCGGACTGCGGGTCCCCGACCTGTTCGACACCCGGCCGCTGCGGGCGATCGCCGGGCAGCTCACTCCCGCCGGCCCGGACCGCCCGGCGGACTGGTCATGA
- a CDS encoding lysine biosynthesis protein LysW, which produces MVNVTTAPACVACDTDIAVPDETELGDILSCRGCGQEHEVIDLDPAVRLDRAPEVEEDWGE; this is translated from the coding sequence ATGGTGAATGTGACGACGGCACCCGCCTGCGTGGCGTGCGACACCGACATCGCCGTACCGGACGAGACCGAACTGGGCGACATCCTGTCCTGCCGCGGTTGCGGGCAGGAGCACGAGGTCATCGACCTGGACCCGGCGGTCCGGCTCGACCGCGCGCCCGAGGTGGAGGAGGACTGGGGTGAATGA